Proteins from a genomic interval of Rosa chinensis cultivar Old Blush chromosome 2, RchiOBHm-V2, whole genome shotgun sequence:
- the LOC112186232 gene encoding protein ROOT HAIR DEFECTIVE 3-like, which translates to MRGADGGPALEKLMCFACILGNKLSYCNLLFPDRFACISIGYGMEAIYFDEGARNSRAHQLETRALDVTFREELKAVN; encoded by the exons ATGAGGGGTGCTGATGGAGGACCAGCCTTGGAGAAGCTTATGTGCTTTGCTTGCATTTTGGGTAATAAGCTAAGCTACTGCAACCTTCTCTTTCCAGATCGCTTTGCTTGCATTTCAATTGG ATATGGCATGGAGGCCATCTATTTTGATGAAGGTGCAAGGAACTCAAGAGCACACCAACTGGAAACAAGAGCATTGGAT GTGACCTTTCGTGAAGAGTTGAAAGCAGTAAATTAA
- the LOC112186231 gene encoding cystathionine beta-lyase, chloroplastic isoform X1 — translation MSAASSSLCLRPSSLAIDLNDVGSTPGKFVASFGSPKVRLGLKKTFKVNCSIDREMDVSTSAVVDGVADCFNEMELKEPSMSTMLMNFDNKFDPYDAMNTPLYQTATFKQPSATENGPYDYTRSGNPTRDALESILAKLDKADRALCFTSGMAALAAVAHLVGTGEEIVAGDDLYGGSDRLLSQVIPKTGVVVKRVNTSDLDEVASAIGPWTKLVWLESPTNPRQIVSDIRKIAAMAHAHGAILLVDNSIMSPVLSQPLDLGADIVMHSATKFIAGHSDVMAGVLAVKGESLAEQLYFLQNAEGSGLAPFDCWICLRGVKTMALRVEKQQDNAQKIAEFLASHPRVKKVNYAGIPGHPGRALHYSQAKGAGSVLSFLTGSLALSKHVVETTKYFSITVSFGSVKSLISLPCFMSHASIPSAVREARGLSEDLVRISVGIEDVNDLIADLDHALQTGPL, via the exons ATGTCggcggcttcttcttctctctgtcTTCGGCCTAGTTCTCTCGCCATTGATCTCAACGACGTC GGTTCAACTCCTGGCAAGTTTGTGGCAAGTTTTGGGAGTCCTAAGGTGCGTTTGGGGCTCAAAAAGACATTCAAAGTGAACTGTTCGATAGACAGAGAGATGGATGTGAGCACTTCAGCTGTGGTTGATGGCGTGGCTGACTGCTTCAATG AGATGGAGCTAAAAGAGCCAAGTATGTCGACAATGCTGATGAATTTCGACAACAAGTTTGATCCTTACGATGCAATGAATACGCCACTCTACCAAACAGCTACTTTTAAGCAG CCTTCTGCTACAGAAAATGGTCCTTACGATTATACTAGAAGCGGAAATCCTACACGAGATGCCTTGGAAAG CATTTTGGCAAAGCTTGATAAGGCAGATCGAGCACTTTGTTTCACTAGTGGAATGGCTGCTTTGGCTGCTGTTGCTCATCTTGTAGGAACAG GAGAGGAGATTGTTGCTGGAGATGACCTGTATGGGGGTTCTGACCGATTGTTGTCCCAAGTGATTCCAAAAACTGGAGTTGTGGTGAA ACGAGTCAACACAAGTGATTTAGATGAGGTTGCATCTGCTATTGGCCCCTGGACGAAGCTTGTTTGGTTGGAGAGTCCAACTAATCCTCGACAAATAGTTTCTGATATTCGC AAAATAGCAGCAATGGCTCATGCACATGGTGCTATTTTGCTGGTGGATAACAGTATAATGTCCCCTGTATTGTCACAGCCACTGGATCTAGGAGCAG ACATTGTTATGCACTCGGCGACAAAATTTATTGCTGGACATAGTGATGTCATGGCGGGTGTTCTAGCTGTTAAAGGAGAAAG CTTGGCAGAACAGCTTTATTTCTTACAAAATGCAGAAGGCTCTGGGTTAGCTCCATTTGACTGTTGGATCTGTTTACGAGGAGTTAAAACAATGGCCTTACGTGTTGAGAAGCAACAG GACAATGCTCAAAAGATTGCAGAGTTTCTGGCTTCCCATCCACGAGTTAAGAAAGTTAACTATGCAGGGATTCCTGGTCATCCTGGCCGTGCCTTGCATTATTCTCAG GCAAAGGGTGCAGGATCTGTATTGAGCTTTCTGACAGGTTCACTGGCattatcaaagcatgttgtcGAGACTACCAAATACTTCAGTATAACTGTCAGTTTTG GGAGTGTGAAGTCCCTTATAAGCCTCCCCTGCTTCATGTCACATGCAAGCATACCATCTGCCGTGCGTGAGGCCAGAGGTCTATCTGAAGATCTTGTTCGTATTTCTGTGGGGATTGAGGATGTGAATGATCTCATTGCTGATTTGGACCATGCACTTCAAACTGGCCCTCTGTAA
- the LOC112186231 gene encoding cystathionine beta-lyase, chloroplastic isoform X2: MDVSTSAVVDGVADCFNEMELKEPSMSTMLMNFDNKFDPYDAMNTPLYQTATFKQPSATENGPYDYTRSGNPTRDALESILAKLDKADRALCFTSGMAALAAVAHLVGTGEEIVAGDDLYGGSDRLLSQVIPKTGVVVKRVNTSDLDEVASAIGPWTKLVWLESPTNPRQIVSDIRKIAAMAHAHGAILLVDNSIMSPVLSQPLDLGADIVMHSATKFIAGHSDVMAGVLAVKGESLAEQLYFLQNAEGSGLAPFDCWICLRGVKTMALRVEKQQDNAQKIAEFLASHPRVKKVNYAGIPGHPGRALHYSQAKGAGSVLSFLTGSLALSKHVVETTKYFSITVSFGSVKSLISLPCFMSHASIPSAVREARGLSEDLVRISVGIEDVNDLIADLDHALQTGPL, translated from the exons ATGGATGTGAGCACTTCAGCTGTGGTTGATGGCGTGGCTGACTGCTTCAATG AGATGGAGCTAAAAGAGCCAAGTATGTCGACAATGCTGATGAATTTCGACAACAAGTTTGATCCTTACGATGCAATGAATACGCCACTCTACCAAACAGCTACTTTTAAGCAG CCTTCTGCTACAGAAAATGGTCCTTACGATTATACTAGAAGCGGAAATCCTACACGAGATGCCTTGGAAAG CATTTTGGCAAAGCTTGATAAGGCAGATCGAGCACTTTGTTTCACTAGTGGAATGGCTGCTTTGGCTGCTGTTGCTCATCTTGTAGGAACAG GAGAGGAGATTGTTGCTGGAGATGACCTGTATGGGGGTTCTGACCGATTGTTGTCCCAAGTGATTCCAAAAACTGGAGTTGTGGTGAA ACGAGTCAACACAAGTGATTTAGATGAGGTTGCATCTGCTATTGGCCCCTGGACGAAGCTTGTTTGGTTGGAGAGTCCAACTAATCCTCGACAAATAGTTTCTGATATTCGC AAAATAGCAGCAATGGCTCATGCACATGGTGCTATTTTGCTGGTGGATAACAGTATAATGTCCCCTGTATTGTCACAGCCACTGGATCTAGGAGCAG ACATTGTTATGCACTCGGCGACAAAATTTATTGCTGGACATAGTGATGTCATGGCGGGTGTTCTAGCTGTTAAAGGAGAAAG CTTGGCAGAACAGCTTTATTTCTTACAAAATGCAGAAGGCTCTGGGTTAGCTCCATTTGACTGTTGGATCTGTTTACGAGGAGTTAAAACAATGGCCTTACGTGTTGAGAAGCAACAG GACAATGCTCAAAAGATTGCAGAGTTTCTGGCTTCCCATCCACGAGTTAAGAAAGTTAACTATGCAGGGATTCCTGGTCATCCTGGCCGTGCCTTGCATTATTCTCAG GCAAAGGGTGCAGGATCTGTATTGAGCTTTCTGACAGGTTCACTGGCattatcaaagcatgttgtcGAGACTACCAAATACTTCAGTATAACTGTCAGTTTTG GGAGTGTGAAGTCCCTTATAAGCCTCCCCTGCTTCATGTCACATGCAAGCATACCATCTGCCGTGCGTGAGGCCAGAGGTCTATCTGAAGATCTTGTTCGTATTTCTGTGGGGATTGAGGATGTGAATGATCTCATTGCTGATTTGGACCATGCACTTCAAACTGGCCCTCTGTAA
- the LOC112189370 gene encoding dirigent protein 25, protein MATQNSTPLPLKAITYLFLLALAITHTTSARVLDEETDTPQTQIPVSTVPPSVVGATSAGPPPVVSATSAGPSATVANGESYHPLSFFLHDIIGGTNPSARAVTGIVTNPAVNGQVPFAKPNGAVVQGGNNGIPQNNNNNGIINNNNVPFFTGLGGNINNNLRQNNNNFIGGNNGFPVVNGAQLPPGQSLQKLMFGTLTVFDDELTEGHELGSGLLGKAQGFYVASSEDGSSQTIAFTAMFESGGYADSLTFFGVHRIAASESHLAVMGGTGKYLNAKGYALVKTINGVNEQNTDGIDTVLQFTVYLSY, encoded by the coding sequence ATGGCAACCCAAAACTCAACTCCGCTGCCCCTCAAGGCCATAACATACCTATTCCTTCTAGCTCTTGCAATAACACACACCACCTCAGCCAGAGTCCTTGATGAGGAAACCGATACGCCTCAAACCCAAATACCTGTTTCCACCGTACCTCCTTCTGTGGTCGGTGCCACGTCAGCGGGCCCTCCTCCTGTTgtcagtgccacgtcagcaggcCCGAGCGCCACAGTGGCCAATGGAGAGTCCTACCATCCGCTTTCATTCTTTCTGCATGATATAATTGGTGGCACCAATCCCTCAGCGAGAGCTGTGACTGGGATTGTGACCAACCCAGCTGTCAATGGCCAAGTCCCCTTTGCCAAACCCAATGGGGCAGTTGTCCAAGGCGGGAATAATGGCATTCcccaaaacaacaacaacaatggtATCATCAACAATAACAATGTCCCCTTCTTCACTGGCCTCGGAGGAAACATCAACAACAACCTCagacaaaacaacaacaactttATTGGCGGGAACAATGGGTTTCCCGTTGTGAATGGGGCGCAGCTCCCGCCAGGACAGTCCCTTCAGAAGCTCATGTTCGGCACACTCACGGTCTTTGACGATGAGCTCACTGAAGGGCATGAGCTTGGCTCTGGCTTGTTGGGCAAGGCACAAGGATTTTACGTTGCTAGTTCCGAAGATGGGAGCAGCCAGACCATTGCTTTCACTGCTATGTTTGAGAGTGGTGGGTATGCTGATAGCCTCACATTCTTTGGGGTTCACAGAATAGCTGCTTCAGAGTCTCACCTTGCAGTTATGGGAGGGACAGGGAAGTACTTGAATGCAAAAGGGTATGCTTTGGTTAAGACCATTAATGGAGTGAATGAGCAAAATACTGATGGAATTGACACTGTTCTTCAGTTTACTGTATATCTTAGTTACTAG